One part of the Thiothrix nivea DSM 5205 genome encodes these proteins:
- a CDS encoding autotransporter assembly complex protein TamA, protein MKQLVWGLCLLGMSVPGGAAFFQQTEEDVAAKSESPVKVSIQGADTALADNLRAFMPSLRNLKCDSSSARVGRFIESAEEKLQEGAQAMGYYDARFKVISTQQANCWALNVAVQPGQPVKITQVEIELSGEGKDLKAFRDIAAIPPYQSGDVFVHQPYETFKANLSRTANNLGFFDAEYPVHEIRVNPDTRQAQVVLHFDTGARYQIGKVSVRQDVLAEKYLNRYLRVHDGDTYNAENLLKQQQILEGSGYYSDVQVSGDYQDAQGGLVPVEIEAQRRKRYTYTGQFGYGTDTGFRVEAGMDIHWVNDKGHQLQADAQVGQAEQSVEATYKVPLWHPEHEYTSLSAGWQHSDNDDIESKGIKVGLDYNRRAADDWQQTVFINYLDETTQVTGEPETRSQLALVGARVKKTKTDDLLFPAKGWQLAAEVQGAKEGVLSDQNLLQGKVSGKYLQTLRHNDKLLLEGAVGTTLTDDLNEMPKSLRFFAGGQNSVRGYDFESLGETNAAGDVIGGKHLLTTSVEYEHPLADKWSAAAFVDAGNAFDDWGSVDMKVGAGAGVRYKSPLGPIRADLASPKDDPGDVHFYFSLGPDL, encoded by the coding sequence ATGAAACAACTCGTCTGGGGTTTGTGCCTGTTGGGAATGAGTGTGCCGGGGGGGGCGGCATTCTTCCAGCAAACCGAAGAGGATGTGGCTGCCAAAAGCGAATCCCCCGTCAAGGTCAGTATTCAGGGGGCTGATACCGCGCTGGCGGATAACTTGCGTGCCTTTATGCCATCACTGCGTAACCTGAAATGTGATTCTTCCAGTGCCAGGGTGGGGCGTTTTATCGAATCTGCCGAAGAAAAATTGCAGGAAGGCGCGCAGGCGATGGGCTATTACGATGCCCGTTTCAAGGTGATTTCCACGCAGCAGGCCAATTGCTGGGCGTTGAATGTGGCCGTGCAGCCGGGGCAGCCGGTCAAGATTACCCAGGTCGAGATCGAGCTGAGCGGGGAGGGCAAGGATCTGAAGGCGTTCCGCGATATTGCCGCCATTCCCCCCTACCAGTCGGGTGATGTATTTGTGCACCAGCCCTACGAAACCTTCAAGGCCAATCTGAGCCGTACCGCCAACAACCTCGGCTTTTTCGATGCGGAATACCCTGTGCATGAAATACGGGTCAACCCCGACACCCGTCAGGCGCAGGTCGTGCTGCATTTCGACACCGGCGCGCGTTACCAGATCGGTAAAGTGAGCGTAAGGCAGGATGTGTTGGCCGAAAAATACCTGAACCGTTATTTGCGGGTGCATGACGGCGATACCTACAATGCCGAAAACCTGTTGAAACAGCAACAGATTCTGGAGGGCAGCGGTTATTACAGCGATGTGCAAGTGAGCGGGGATTACCAGGATGCGCAAGGCGGCCTGGTGCCGGTGGAAATCGAAGCGCAGCGGCGCAAGCGTTACACCTACACCGGCCAGTTTGGTTATGGCACTGACACTGGTTTCCGGGTCGAAGCGGGGATGGATATTCACTGGGTGAACGACAAAGGGCATCAGCTCCAGGCCGATGCGCAAGTGGGGCAGGCCGAACAGTCGGTGGAGGCAACCTACAAAGTACCGCTGTGGCATCCCGAACACGAATACACCAGCCTGTCCGCTGGTTGGCAGCATAGTGATAACGATGATATTGAAAGCAAGGGCATCAAGGTCGGGCTGGACTACAATCGCCGCGCGGCAGATGACTGGCAGCAGACCGTTTTCATCAACTATCTGGATGAAACTACCCAGGTGACGGGGGAGCCGGAAACCCGTTCCCAACTGGCACTGGTGGGTGCAAGGGTGAAAAAAACCAAGACCGACGATCTGCTGTTCCCCGCTAAGGGCTGGCAGCTGGCGGCGGAAGTACAGGGGGCTAAAGAAGGTGTGTTAAGTGATCAGAACCTGTTGCAGGGCAAAGTGAGCGGCAAATACCTGCAAACCTTGCGTCATAATGACAAGCTGCTTCTGGAAGGCGCGGTGGGCACGACCCTGACGGATGACCTGAACGAAATGCCTAAATCGCTGCGCTTCTTCGCCGGTGGCCAGAATTCGGTGCGTGGTTACGATTTTGAATCCCTCGGTGAAACCAATGCGGCGGGTGACGTGATCGGTGGCAAGCATTTGTTAACCACCAGTGTTGAATACGAGCACCCGCTGGCGGATAAATGGAGCGCGGCGGCTTTCGTCGATGCCGGTAATGCCTTCGACGATTGGGGTAGTGTGGATATGAAAGTGGGCGCGGGTGCTGGGGTGCGTTACAAATCCCCGCTGGGGCCGATCCGTGCCGACCTTGCCTCCCCCAAGGATGACCCCGGCGACGTGCATTTCTACTTCAGTCTGGGGCCTGACTTGTGA
- a CDS encoding translocation/assembly module TamB domain-containing protein yields MRNWLKYLLVHPLAVLLFGVLLVLTLVAFLALTRTGTHWLLGGAQRFVPELHLEGVDGALAHGLTLDKLRWQDTSVEVEASGVKLQNELDFGTPSTLRVENLHAERLLVRPLHTAETAQGDKPFELPTIVLPFNIDARKVSIGELEIDTGGQPLQFRDVTLSGRTRDGRLQIESLKAETYDAEGKADLDLTGTMDLGKPHELDATIKLDSDSRVWGVGKGTIQLGGELQHYDLDVDADWKYAAYPRYQGKLQGKGTFAGLDISSLQLDGEAGKVNASGHIGWQAGFHWEAKLDGQQVNPAPFAPEWPADLAVALTSSGKLAEGKTDIALDISRLQGKLREYPVDVKGQGDWNGKLLALQSLDARVGDNSLKATGSAGQQLDVKWQLDAPKLTQLYPKIKGQAKGNGVLRGQPDGSQLQLDVAELSGKVEGYDLNAKGKLDWGNAKLAAQDVLIQSGNNRLEVSGQATEPFDLRWKVDAQNLAKAWKGLEGSLVGEGLLKGTLAKPTIQADLKGKGLRFQEYRLGALDMQVQQAGGHYDIKALLKDFQAGDNAVESAKLGGQGTLESHRVMAQLDHKAGKAALTASGGWKNGQWQGTIPSLSLRDTPAGNWNLTEPTRLKVSTKAFSSSNICLAGQGARACGKPAWTPQAGFSISGVLQQIPLVMLRPWLPDTVKLAGVANADYRFEQRGGKPVADVTLRLPDSTVSVRNAKGKVETLQYANALANLSLNDRNSDVKAQLDVVGYGKLRADGTLDLSPQDGNHRINARLTADMPDIGWMERFSPQIDRLQGKIVGNIGITGLVRKPSVTGDVRLLDAQVHLPEADVTLNSINLTMKANGSERALVSGNLRAGVGTMTADGSLSLANLPKWQADINLRGNNLALMDTHEVQATVSPDLQIQASPSEVSVTGKLLIPEATISLREIPQSASALSDDVIIVGRAPAGQQEPVVLVREAPLNIKPNVSIELGDKVKFTGFGLDARLTGRLRVLRTRQDIVAEGVLNVINGVYKAYGQNLKIERGRLLFNGSLDNPGLDVRAVREVDDGDIKVGIALRGTVQQPESELFSSPQQTQSDTLSYLLTGRALSGVRGGQSSLLMDAITGLGISGGDSLAQQLGGGLGLDEVGLKAKNGNFQQSELALGKRLGPRLYVRYIVSLFDSLQRVAITYQINKHLQVEAQAGIQQGVDLIYKVDTNKGPLGP; encoded by the coding sequence GTGAGGAACTGGCTGAAATACCTGTTGGTGCATCCGCTGGCGGTACTGTTGTTTGGGGTATTGCTGGTGCTGACGCTGGTTGCTTTCCTGGCGCTGACCCGTACCGGTACGCACTGGCTGCTGGGTGGTGCGCAACGGTTTGTGCCCGAGCTGCATCTGGAAGGGGTGGATGGCGCACTGGCGCACGGCCTGACGTTGGACAAACTACGTTGGCAGGATACCAGCGTGGAGGTGGAAGCCAGCGGCGTCAAGCTGCAAAACGAACTTGATTTCGGCACGCCTTCCACCTTGCGGGTTGAAAACTTGCACGCTGAGCGGTTGTTGGTGCGCCCGCTGCATACGGCGGAGACGGCACAAGGCGACAAGCCATTCGAACTGCCGACCATTGTGTTACCGTTCAACATCGACGCCCGCAAAGTCAGTATTGGCGAGCTGGAAATCGACACGGGTGGGCAGCCCCTGCAATTCCGCGATGTGACCCTCAGCGGGCGCACCCGTGACGGGCGTTTGCAGATTGAAAGCCTCAAGGCGGAAACCTACGATGCAGAGGGCAAGGCCGACCTTGACCTGACAGGTACGATGGATCTCGGCAAGCCACATGAACTGGATGCAACCATCAAGCTTGATTCCGATAGTCGGGTATGGGGTGTGGGCAAGGGCACTATCCAGCTGGGTGGTGAATTGCAGCACTACGACCTGGATGTGGATGCAGACTGGAAATATGCCGCTTACCCACGCTATCAGGGCAAGTTGCAAGGCAAGGGCACGTTTGCCGGGCTGGATATCAGCAGCCTGCAACTGGATGGCGAGGCTGGCAAAGTCAACGCCAGCGGCCATATCGGCTGGCAGGCTGGTTTCCACTGGGAGGCAAAACTGGATGGGCAGCAGGTCAACCCCGCCCCGTTCGCGCCCGAATGGCCTGCCGATCTGGCGGTAGCGTTAACGTCCAGCGGTAAACTTGCGGAAGGCAAGACCGACATTGCGCTGGATATTTCCCGTTTGCAGGGCAAATTGCGCGAGTATCCGGTGGATGTCAAAGGGCAGGGCGACTGGAACGGCAAGCTGCTGGCATTGCAGTCGCTGGATGCGCGGGTCGGCGATAATAGCCTGAAGGCTACTGGTAGTGCCGGCCAGCAACTGGATGTTAAGTGGCAACTGGATGCCCCCAAACTGACTCAGCTTTACCCCAAAATCAAGGGGCAGGCCAAAGGCAACGGCGTGCTGCGTGGCCAGCCGGATGGCTCGCAACTGCAACTGGATGTGGCGGAACTGTCGGGCAAGGTGGAAGGTTACGACCTCAACGCCAAGGGCAAACTGGACTGGGGCAATGCCAAACTGGCGGCGCAGGATGTACTGATCCAGTCCGGCAACAACCGGCTGGAAGTGTCCGGGCAAGCCACCGAACCATTCGATTTGCGCTGGAAAGTGGACGCGCAGAATCTTGCCAAGGCATGGAAAGGGCTGGAAGGCAGTCTGGTCGGCGAAGGTCTGCTCAAGGGTACGCTGGCCAAACCGACAATTCAGGCTGACCTCAAAGGCAAGGGACTACGCTTTCAAGAATACCGTCTCGGCGCACTGGATATGCAGGTGCAACAAGCCGGTGGGCATTATGACATCAAGGCGCTGCTGAAGGATTTCCAGGCGGGCGACAATGCGGTTGAGTCCGCCAAGCTGGGTGGGCAGGGCACGCTGGAAAGCCATCGCGTAATGGCACAACTTGACCATAAAGCAGGCAAGGCCGCCCTGACCGCCAGTGGTGGTTGGAAGAATGGCCAGTGGCAGGGAACCATTCCGAGCCTGTCTCTGCGGGATACGCCTGCTGGTAACTGGAATCTGACGGAGCCGACCAGGCTGAAGGTTTCCACCAAGGCGTTTTCCAGCTCCAATATTTGCTTGGCAGGGCAGGGCGCGCGCGCTTGTGGCAAGCCGGCCTGGACGCCGCAGGCAGGTTTCAGCATCAGTGGCGTGTTGCAACAGATTCCGCTGGTGATGCTGCGCCCATGGTTGCCGGATACAGTGAAACTGGCTGGCGTGGCCAATGCCGATTACCGTTTTGAACAGCGTGGCGGCAAGCCGGTCGCCGACGTTACTCTGCGCCTGCCTGACAGCACGGTCAGCGTGCGCAACGCCAAGGGCAAGGTGGAAACCTTGCAATACGCCAATGCACTGGCCAATCTTAGCCTCAATGACAGGAATTCTGATGTTAAGGCGCAGCTGGATGTGGTTGGTTATGGCAAGTTGCGGGCAGATGGTACGCTCGACCTGTCGCCGCAGGATGGCAATCACCGCATCAATGCGCGTCTGACGGCGGATATGCCTGATATTGGCTGGATGGAACGTTTTTCCCCACAGATTGACCGTTTGCAGGGCAAAATCGTTGGCAACATCGGTATTACCGGCTTGGTCAGGAAACCGTCTGTCACTGGGGATGTCAGGTTGCTGGATGCGCAGGTGCATTTGCCGGAAGCTGACGTAACCCTCAACAGTATTAATCTGACGATGAAAGCCAATGGCAGTGAGCGGGCGCTGGTCAGTGGCAACTTGCGGGCGGGTGTAGGCACGATGACGGCAGATGGTAGCCTGTCGCTGGCCAACTTGCCCAAGTGGCAGGCCGATATAAACCTGCGCGGTAATAATCTGGCGTTGATGGATACCCACGAGGTGCAAGCGACAGTTTCCCCTGATTTGCAGATTCAGGCCAGCCCTTCAGAAGTGTCAGTTACCGGCAAATTACTGATTCCGGAGGCAACTATCAGTTTGCGTGAAATTCCCCAATCGGCCAGTGCCTTGTCGGATGATGTGATCATTGTCGGGCGTGCCCCGGCGGGTCAGCAGGAACCAGTGGTGCTGGTCAGGGAAGCACCTTTGAACATCAAGCCGAATGTCAGCATTGAACTGGGTGACAAGGTGAAATTCACCGGTTTCGGTCTGGATGCACGTCTGACCGGCAGGCTGCGGGTATTGCGCACCCGTCAGGACATCGTGGCCGAAGGGGTACTGAACGTGATCAATGGTGTTTATAAGGCGTATGGGCAGAACCTGAAAATCGAGCGTGGGCGGCTGCTGTTCAACGGGTCGCTGGATAATCCGGGGCTGGATGTGCGGGCGGTGCGCGAGGTGGATGATGGCGATATCAAGGTTGGTATTGCGCTGCGGGGAACTGTGCAGCAGCCGGAATCGGAACTGTTTTCCAGCCCGCAACAGACGCAAAGCGATACGCTCAGCTATTTGCTGACTGGGCGTGCCTTGTCGGGGGTACGTGGCGGCCAGTCATCCCTGCTGATGGATGCGATTACTGGTCTGGGGATTAGTGGAGGGGATAGTCTGGCGCAACAGCTTGGGGGTGGTCTGGGGTTGGATGAGGTTGGGCTGAAAGCGAAAAATGGCAACTTCCAGCAAAGTGAACTGGCACTGGGCAAACGCTTGGGGCCACGTTTGTATGTGCGCTATATCGTGAGCCTGTTTGATTCCCTGCAACGGGTGGCGATTACTTACCAGATCAACAAGCATTTGCAGGTGGAGGCGCAGGCGGGCATCCAGCAAGGTGTCGACCTGATTTACAAGGTCGACACCAACAAGGGGCCGCTGGGGCCGTAG
- a CDS encoding clostripain-related cysteine peptidase translates to MKFYVNTFRNMGMQLGVLCLTMMLVGCGSGGSNAAAAKHTVLVYMVGSDLESDGGAATADIAEMVKVGSSDNVKVVLETGGADTDGWRTVKRRLVQQGGVQTLADLGSLNMGLSQTLQDFVTWGIQTYPADKYTLVMWNHGGGSATNDGEVYGFDEVHGYDGLSLPEIDQALNTSLAVTGKQFEVIGFDACLMATMEVANIASRYANYLVASQETEPGTGWDYTAWLQALQQDSGMKGDALGSVIADSYLASNQDASGITLSVTDLGKVEALMAGVGTLAGKAETSLMTNGSSARLPLAKARNLSASYGKNPVRGNYLDMVDLKHLAQNLVGVYPAEAANITRLLDEAVVYKVGSPDQHYSHGLAVYMPHRQIDSSDVSKQQTLQNILRHYADSSAPPSWQKLLNDYVQDAYNDTLPPVFQSESRVGDTISATVADEDLAQVVVMMGERLPGNQIRVWRLDSPDTMDTSGKTTAGLELGAITLDGHPVAVYLVDTDPVSKDEYYDIPITYNGKEAALRIKMDDSEASEPEPVGLLVQDESGAAPRVEEPESGAIIQPYVQIISLADGEDTLEPYGESFVWSEDDDMDFSIEEQPPGTYVFMMMAEDFSGNLGLGEPYTMTSP, encoded by the coding sequence ATGAAGTTTTATGTCAATACTTTCCGAAATATGGGGATGCAGTTGGGTGTTTTGTGCCTGACCATGATGTTGGTGGGTTGTGGCAGCGGTGGCAGTAATGCTGCCGCCGCCAAACACACGGTGCTGGTTTATATGGTTGGCTCTGATCTTGAAAGCGATGGGGGGGCTGCCACTGCTGATATAGCCGAAATGGTGAAAGTGGGTTCATCTGATAACGTGAAAGTCGTGTTGGAAACTGGCGGGGCGGATACTGATGGCTGGCGCACCGTCAAGCGTCGTTTAGTGCAACAGGGTGGTGTGCAAACCTTGGCGGATCTCGGTAGCCTGAACATGGGGCTGTCCCAAACCTTGCAAGACTTCGTGACCTGGGGTATCCAGACCTATCCGGCGGACAAGTATACGCTGGTGATGTGGAATCATGGTGGCGGTTCGGCAACGAATGATGGAGAAGTGTATGGGTTTGATGAAGTACACGGCTATGATGGTTTATCCCTGCCGGAAATCGACCAGGCACTGAACACCAGTCTGGCGGTTACGGGTAAGCAGTTTGAGGTCATTGGGTTCGATGCCTGCCTGATGGCGACTATGGAAGTGGCCAATATTGCCAGCCGTTATGCCAATTATTTGGTCGCATCCCAAGAAACTGAGCCGGGAACCGGATGGGACTATACGGCTTGGCTGCAAGCCTTGCAGCAGGATTCCGGTATGAAAGGTGATGCATTAGGTTCGGTCATTGCCGATAGCTATCTGGCTTCTAATCAGGACGCATCGGGTATTACCTTGTCGGTCACTGATCTTGGCAAGGTAGAGGCGCTGATGGCAGGTGTTGGCACACTGGCGGGCAAGGCAGAGACAAGTCTCATGACCAATGGTTCCAGCGCCCGCTTGCCGTTGGCCAAGGCTAGAAATCTGTCGGCTAGTTACGGCAAGAATCCTGTCAGGGGTAACTATCTGGATATGGTTGACCTGAAACACCTGGCACAAAACCTTGTCGGTGTTTATCCGGCAGAAGCGGCTAATATCACCAGGTTGCTGGATGAGGCTGTTGTTTATAAAGTGGGCTCGCCTGACCAGCACTATTCCCATGGTTTGGCGGTATACATGCCGCACCGGCAAATTGACAGCAGCGATGTCAGCAAGCAGCAGACGCTCCAGAATATTTTACGCCATTATGCAGATAGCAGTGCGCCACCCAGTTGGCAAAAGCTGTTAAATGACTATGTGCAAGATGCTTACAATGACACCTTGCCACCTGTTTTTCAGAGTGAAAGCCGCGTTGGCGATACCATTAGTGCGACAGTGGCGGATGAGGATCTGGCGCAGGTGGTGGTCATGATGGGCGAGCGACTGCCCGGCAATCAGATACGGGTGTGGCGGCTGGATTCCCCGGATACGATGGATACCTCTGGCAAAACTACTGCTGGGTTGGAACTGGGCGCCATTACTTTGGATGGGCATCCGGTTGCGGTCTATTTGGTTGATACTGATCCAGTCAGCAAAGATGAGTATTACGACATTCCTATCACTTATAATGGTAAAGAAGCGGCGTTACGGATCAAGATGGATGACTCAGAAGCCAGCGAGCCGGAACCGGTAGGTTTGCTGGTACAGGATGAGAGTGGGGCGGCACCTCGTGTTGAAGAGCCTGAGTCAGGTGCGATCATTCAGCCTTATGTCCAGATCATCAGTCTTGCAGATGGGGAGGATACACTGGAGCCTTACGGGGAAAGTTTTGTGTGGTCGGAAGATGACGATATGGATTTTTCCATCGAGGAACAGCCGCCGGGTACTTATGTCTTTATGATGATGGCGGAGGATTTTTCAGGCAATCTCGGGTTAGGTGAACCCTACACGATGACCTCGCCTTAA
- a CDS encoding DUF302 domain-containing protein produces MLVKTFSICVMALTVLATPVSSMADNDMIIIRQIEKTPEVFAKEVEDYAKKREWNFLGAHKVKKGEITLVKFCVAEVGKQLWKQGLQMSALAPCGNIGVYQKDGKTEISVLNPRYMNILAPSAEMEKLSAAAEKDVMEMLDALAK; encoded by the coding sequence ATGTTGGTTAAGACTTTTAGTATTTGTGTAATGGCGCTGACCGTATTGGCTACGCCGGTATCATCCATGGCAGATAATGATATGATTATTATACGCCAGATTGAAAAGACGCCGGAAGTTTTTGCCAAGGAGGTGGAGGATTATGCCAAAAAACGGGAATGGAACTTTTTAGGGGCACACAAGGTAAAAAAGGGCGAGATTACACTGGTAAAGTTTTGTGTTGCTGAAGTGGGTAAGCAATTGTGGAAACAAGGTCTGCAAATGAGCGCTTTGGCACCATGCGGTAACATTGGCGTTTACCAAAAAGATGGCAAAACAGAAATTTCTGTCTTGAATCCACGTTATATGAATATTTTGGCTCCTAGTGCAGAAATGGAAAAGCTGAGTGCGGCTGCTGAAAAAGACGTTATGGAAATGCTGGATGCGCTTGCTAAGTGA
- a CDS encoding porin family protein: MEVFLGNRSLSAFVVVSVLMGAETAYAGGIGERYLAVDAGITENSDNTDLYYFDAGSGDYLAERADQAVGVRAGYRVTDKVAIEAGYVDLGRTFDAVEYPDGLYGMGEQKTRALTLGVVGSAALGHQVSAYAKAGVAYYQSKATYDDVLLPAELKVSDTGFTPTVGLGVGYRLSNHLAVNTGFDYYHELGQREDLFDNADNSLETVKSSTGVLSLGLGYSF, encoded by the coding sequence ATGGAAGTATTCTTGGGGAACAGAAGCCTTAGTGCTTTTGTAGTGGTTTCCGTATTGATGGGTGCTGAAACGGCATACGCTGGTGGTATTGGGGAACGTTATCTGGCAGTGGATGCTGGTATCACTGAAAACAGCGATAATACCGATTTGTATTATTTCGACGCTGGTTCTGGGGATTATTTGGCAGAACGTGCTGATCAGGCAGTCGGGGTTCGCGCCGGTTACAGGGTAACGGATAAGGTGGCGATTGAAGCCGGGTATGTGGATTTGGGGAGAACTTTTGATGCTGTAGAATATCCAGATGGCCTATATGGCATGGGTGAACAAAAAACCAGAGCCTTGACATTAGGTGTGGTTGGCTCTGCGGCGTTAGGTCATCAGGTGAGTGCTTATGCTAAAGCAGGGGTTGCCTATTATCAATCTAAAGCCACTTATGATGATGTGTTGTTACCTGCTGAACTCAAAGTATCCGATACCGGGTTTACACCGACTGTAGGTTTGGGAGTGGGTTATCGTTTGTCGAATCACTTGGCTGTGAATACGGGATTTGATTATTACCATGAGTTAGGTCAGCGGGAAGACCTGTTTGATAATGCTGATAATAGCCTTGAAACAGTTAAAAGCAGTACGGGCGTGTTGTCTTTAGGGCTGGGTTATAGTTTCTAG
- a CDS encoding DUF2799 domain-containing protein: MLTSCATLEPEECKTADWTKLGYADAMDGSSMRLGDYGKDCAKAGVTPDQNAYMTGYNSGAKAFCTYDRGVEVGEKGKYVSDICSKPGLAEDFNRGLAKGKKLNEKQKEISRKEDERSKIEQKLSDIKAGKLQSSAQEVDLMHREKGLVEKEIEALKREKESISL; this comes from the coding sequence TTGCTGACATCATGCGCGACATTGGAACCGGAAGAATGCAAAACCGCCGACTGGACGAAGCTCGGTTACGCTGACGCCATGGATGGTAGCAGCATGCGCTTGGGTGATTACGGCAAGGATTGCGCCAAAGCTGGGGTGACACCCGACCAGAATGCTTATATGACTGGCTATAACAGCGGTGCAAAAGCCTTCTGCACCTACGACAGGGGTGTTGAGGTGGGGGAAAAAGGCAAGTATGTCTCTGACATTTGCAGCAAGCCAGGGCTGGCCGAGGATTTCAACCGTGGTTTGGCTAAAGGCAAAAAGCTGAATGAAAAGCAGAAAGAGATCAGCCGCAAGGAAGATGAGCGCAGCAAGATTGAACAGAAGCTGAGTGACATCAAGGCTGGAAAACTGCAATCCTCCGCCCAGGAAGTTGATCTCATGCACCGGGAAAAGGGGTTGGTCGAGAAGGAAATTGAAGCTCTCAAGCGGGAAAAGGAAAGCATTAGCCTTTAA
- a CDS encoding ComEC/Rec2 family competence protein, producing the protein MMMDKALTMTMLPANEGDCLLITYGADDDKKHVLIDGGLASTYKKAIKPYLAEHGIHELELLVVTHVDRDHIEGVLSLLKDDSLAIKVNNIWFNGWYHLIGTTPAPPAPVEPVTALDPDEPAPVFGAVMGEELSPLIQQKGWAWNRQFGGAAVELSSVPDNIIRFGDLQLTLLSPSRKKLEEMIPVWEKECGQAGMVPGFPHIPTPAGRSILTEAEKLQIDIDELAEQTTKKDPSKANGCSIAFMLEYQGKKFLLSADAHPDLLESELKRLGASVDNPLSVDLFKIPHHGSQNNLSKTLLELLDCKHYLVSTNGNRFRHPDDVAMAKLVKFGTAGSTLHFNYKTRFNRHWEKAEWQETYNYRIEFPAEGESGYKSLSF; encoded by the coding sequence ATGATGATGGATAAAGCGCTAACAATGACAATGTTGCCTGCAAACGAAGGTGATTGCCTGCTGATCACTTACGGTGCAGACGACGACAAAAAACATGTTCTGATTGATGGTGGGCTTGCCTCGACTTATAAAAAGGCTATCAAGCCGTATCTTGCCGAGCATGGCATTCACGAACTGGAATTATTAGTGGTTACGCACGTTGATCGTGACCATATTGAGGGCGTGTTGTCTCTGCTCAAGGATGATTCCCTCGCGATAAAGGTCAATAACATCTGGTTTAACGGCTGGTATCATTTGATTGGTACGACACCCGCCCCACCTGCACCCGTAGAGCCGGTGACAGCACTTGACCCTGATGAACCCGCACCCGTGTTCGGGGCAGTTATGGGGGAGGAACTCAGCCCGCTGATCCAGCAAAAAGGCTGGGCGTGGAACCGGCAGTTTGGCGGGGCGGCGGTCGAGTTGTCTAGCGTGCCGGACAACATCATCCGTTTCGGCGACTTGCAACTGACCCTGCTTTCGCCCAGCCGCAAAAAGCTGGAGGAAATGATCCCCGTGTGGGAGAAAGAATGCGGTCAGGCGGGCATGGTTCCCGGTTTCCCTCATATCCCGACGCCAGCGGGCAGGTCCATTTTGACGGAAGCCGAAAAGTTGCAGATCGACATTGATGAGTTGGCGGAGCAAACAACCAAAAAAGATCCATCCAAAGCCAATGGTTGCAGTATTGCGTTTATGCTGGAATATCAGGGCAAAAAATTCCTGTTATCCGCTGACGCCCACCCTGATTTGCTGGAATCGGAACTGAAGCGTCTGGGCGCGTCAGTTGACAACCCGCTCAGTGTTGACCTGTTCAAGATTCCCCATCATGGCAGCCAGAATAATCTGTCAAAAACCTTGCTGGAACTGCTGGATTGCAAACATTACCTGGTTTCAACCAATGGCAACCGTTTCCGGCATCCTGATGATGTAGCCATGGCCAAGCTGGTCAAGTTTGGTACTGCGGGTTCCACCCTGCATTTCAACTACAAAACCCGCTTTAACCGCCATTGGGAAAAAGCCGAATGGCAAGAAACTTATAACTACCGCATTGAATTCCCGGCAGAAGGCGAGAGTGGCTATAAATCGTTAAGCTTCTGA